From Hirundo rustica isolate bHirRus1 chromosome 1, bHirRus1.pri.v3, whole genome shotgun sequence, a single genomic window includes:
- the FSBP gene encoding fibrinogen silencer-binding protein, with product MVGKARSSNFTLSEKLDLLKLVKPYVKILEEHTNKHSVIVEKNKCWDIIADNYNAIGVDRPPRTAQGLRTLYKRLKEYAKQELLQQKETHSDCKSSISEPTKKVVEMIPQISNVCLRDRSGVQSASIDKETIAGTSSPQAMLDHHPATVMMDLQSEEDVKPPPSLIIDSQQNEKLDQEEEHQLVHIMERSPSTSVSSVDMRVMMSPSPVPRRDEFFRLEVGERFRPMCGYDPQMLQMLKEEHQIILENQRKIGLYVQEKRDGLKRKQQLEEELLRTKIKVEKLKAIRLRRDLPEYSNI from the exons ATGGTTGGGAAGGCCAGATCTTCTAATTTTACCTTATCAGAAAAGCTTGATTTGCTAAAACTCGTGAAGCCGTATGTTAAAATTCTCGAGGAACATACCAATAAGCATTCTGTAatagtggaaaaaaacaaatgctgGGATATTATAGCTGATAACTACAATGCCATCGGAGTAGATCGCCCTCCTCGTACTGCACAGGGCCTGCGCACGCTGTACAAGAGGCTCAAAGAATATGCCAAACAGGAGCTATTGCAGCAAAAGGAGACTCACTCAGATtgtaaaagcagcatttccGAGCCAACCAAGAAAGTTGTGGAGATGATTCCACAGATTTCCAATGTGTGTTTAAGAGACAGGAGCGGTGTTCAAAG TGCTAGTATCGATAAAGAAACAATTGCTGGTACCAGTTCACCACAGGCAATGCTGGATCACCATCCTGCGACAGTCATGATGGACTTGCAGTCGGAAGAGGATGTCAAACCTCCTCCTTCTCTGATTATAGACTCAcagcaaaatgagaaattagATCAAGAGGAAGAACACCAGCTGGTGCATATTATGGAAAGGTCTCCTTCAACATCAGTGTCTTCAGTTGATATGAGAGTGATGATGTCTCCTTCCCCTGTACCAAGAAGAGATGAGTTTTTTAGGCTTGAGGTTGGAGAACGCTTTAGACCAATGTGTGGTTATGACCCACAGATGTTACAAATGCTGAAAGAGGAGCATCAAATAATATtagaaaaccaaagaaaaattgGTCTTTATGTCCAAGAAAAAAGGGATGGtttgaaaagaaagcagcaacTGGAAGAAGAACTGTTGCGAACAAAAATCAAAGTAGAGAAGCTGAAGGCAATACGACTACGCCGTGATCTGCCAGAATACAGCAATATCTAA